GAGTTTCAGCGTGAGCAAGTACTACGTCAACAAGTTCCTGTACACCGTTGACAGGGATCCCCGTTGGGTCGCCCGGTACAAGGAAGACTCCGCCACCGCCCTGGCCGATTGGGAAAAAGAAGTCGGCATCTGGCTCAACGAGGTCGAGAAAACGTCATGGGTGTCTTTCACCGACGAGGAGCGCCAGGCACTGGTCAACTACGACTACGTGTGGCTGTTCGAAAACGGTGCGCACTTCTTTCTCTCCCTGACCCTCTTCGTGGCCGTCTTCGAAGAGGACTACACAAAGGAACACGGCCCCTTGTCCTTCCAGAGGGAGTTCGCTAAAAAGCTGGACCACTGGCTGGGCCGGGACTACCCCTCGGTCTCACTCTAGGAACCGGCAGTGCCAATCCAAACGGTGAAGGTCATCGAAGGCACCGGCGCGCCGTTGCGGCGCACCAACGTCGATACCGACCAGATCATTCCGGCCAGCTACATGAAACGGATCACCCGTACCGGCTTCGAGGACGGTCTCTTCGCCGCCTGGCGCAGAGACCCCGGCTTCGTTCTCAATCACCCAGCCTTCGCCAGCGCCAAGGTCCTGATCGCCGGCCAGGACTTCGGGACCGGATCATCCAGGGAACACGCCGTGTGGGCAGTGATGGACTATGGCTTCCGCGCGGTCATCTCCCCGAGGTTCGCCGACATCTTCCGCGGAAATGCCGGCAAAGCCGGTCTGCTCGCAGCTCAAGTCACCGACCGGGACGTGAACCGCCTCTGGAACATGGTGGAGGCCGAACCTGGCCTGCCTTTGAGGATGGACCTGGAAAACCTGACCATTCAGGCCGGAGAACTTGTCATACCGTTCGAACTGGACTCCGACACCCGCTGGCGTCTACTCAACGGCCTGGACGACATTGATCTGACCCTGCAAAGCGAGGCTCTGATCACGTCCTTCGAACGACAACGCCATGGCTGGTTGCCAACCACAATCCCCAGTCGGTCAACTACTGAGCAACCGGAACCGTACCAACTAAGGGGTGACAAAAATGCCAGCACCGTCCACCGGCAGGAACGCTGACGAGATTAGCCGCACCCAGGACCTTCTTCGTCAGCGCAAGACGGCGGGCATCGGAACGGTACTCGGGGCCCGGCAAGAGAGCGCCGCTAGCATGGGCCGCCAGTCCTCCGTACTTGCAGACTGGCGGGAACTGCGCCCAGGCGACACCGTCGTCCTCCTGCCTTCAGCCGGAGAAGCAGTCGGAGGCATCATCGACGATGTCTCCTCGGACGGCTCCCTCATCTGGATCTTCCAGGATGACTGCGGCGGCCGCCGTCTCTTCCACCGCGCTGACAGCTGCAAAACCTTGCTCGACGTCGGCGCCCGGCCACGGGAACCTAATGCCTGAACAACTAAAAAAGACGCAGGAATCCACTTCAGGCACCTCAGATCCCACGCCTCGCGAAAGCTAGCCTCTCCCGGGATGACGCCCCGCAAACACCCTCCACCCGTCTTGAACTGAACCGGCGAAAACGGTCCGCAGATGTACCGCTGAGCCCACGTCCCATTTGAAAGGCAACACCATGTCAACCCAACCAGCGTCGGCTTCCACGCCGACAAAAGGCGGCGGCCTCGTTATCGCAATCTGCGCCGCCATGATTCTCTTCGACGGCTACGACCTCATCGTCTTTGGCAATGTCATCCCCTCCCTGATCGCCGAACCCGGCTGGGGCGTCACTCCCGCTATCGCAGGCCGGATTGCATCTCTGACGCTGGTCGGAATGCTTGTCGGCGCTCTGACGGCAGGGACTCTCTCTGACCGCTTTGGCCGTCGCAACGTTGTCATCGCCAGCCTGGCCTGGTTCTCCATCACGATGGCGGTGTGTGCAGTCGCTCCCAATGCCCAGGTATTCGAAATCGCAAGAATCATTGGCGGCTTCGGCTTGGGGGCACTCTTTCCCACGGTGACGGCACTTGTCATTGAAATAGCTCCCGAGCGCCGCAAGGCGATGGCCTACTCGTTCACACTCTTTGGCTACCTTGCCGGAGGCATCGTTGCCGGTGTCCTCGCTCTCGCGCTCATCCCCACGCTCGGCTGGCGGTCACTGTTCTGGGCAGGCGCCCTGCCCTTGCTGCTGGTCCCCGTGGCACTGAAGCTCCTGCCCGAGTCACCTGCATGGTTGGCAGCGAAGTCCCTTTCGGCAGAGGGCCAGGCAGCCGTACGAAAGAGCGCAACATCCTCCATCTCCGCATTGTTCAAAGACGGGCTGGCGCGAAACACGCTCCTCGCGTGGGGCATCCAGTTCTGCAGCCTGCTCCTGGTCTTCGGCATGGTCAACTGGCTGCCCACCATCATGATCGGCATGGGGTACAACCTTCAGTCCGCCCTCTTCTTCGCAGTCACGCTCAACGTCGGCGCCGCCATCGGATCCCTCATAGCCGCACGCATAGCCGACAAGGGCAGGACCAAGTCGGTCGTTGCAGTACTCTTCACGATCGGTTGTCTGGCAGTCGCTGCGCTTAGTTTCGGCCCGCCCACGGTCGTCATGTTTGCCCTGGTCGCTTTGGCAGGTGCCGGCACCCTGGGCACGCAAATCCTTGTCAACGTCTTCATCAGCTCCATTTACCCCGCCGAGATTCGTGGCACCGGCCTGGGCTGGGCACTGGGCGTCGGACGTCTTGGCGCCATCATGGGTCCGCTTATCGGCGGCGCCATCCTCGGTGCAGGAATGCCCGCACAGTTCAACTTCTACGTCTTTGCCATCGTCGCCGCAATCGGAATGCTCCTCGTCCTGCCCGTCGCTGTCAGCATCCGCAACAGCCAGAACAATGTCAACAACCTCAAGACCGTCAGGAACTAAGACATGATCAACGGAATGAGGGTCATCACCCTCGAAGAACACTTCGCAACACCCGACTACAGCAAAGGTGAAGGCGGCAACTTCGTACCCGATTTCGCCGAATCCGTAGCTCGACGTATCAGCGACGTTGAAAACCTGAGGCTTCCAGAGATGGACGCAGCAGGAATCGACATTCAGGTCCTATCCCTGACAACTCCGGGTGTCCAAGGCGAGAGCCGCAGCGCAGACGCCGTGGAAAAGGCCAGGAGAAGCAACGATGTGATGGCCAAAGTCGTCCGTGAACATCCCGACAGGTTCGCGTCATTCGGTGCCCTCCCCACCCAAGACCCACAAGAAGCAGTCAATGAACTAAAACGTGTGGTCCTAGACCTGGGGTTCAAGGGAGTGCTGGTCAACGGCCACACCGCAGGCGCCTACCTCGACCATCCCCGCTTCGACGTTCTCTGGGCAGAACTCTCCAACCTCAAAGTCCCGCTCTACATCCACCCCACATTCTCACCGGCACCCCTACCGCCGCTCCAGGGATACCCCGAGCTCGCTGGACCGGTATGGGGTTGGGGCTTCGAAACCGCCTCGCACGCTTTGCGCCTCGTCGCAGGAGGAGTTTTCGACAGACATCCTGAAGCACAAATCCTGCTGGGACACATGGGCGAAGGCCTCCCCTTCACACTGGACCGACTGGATGACCGATGGGCTGTACTCCAACACGCCACACCATTGGAACGGAAACCCTCCGACTACATCCGCAACAACATGTACGTCACCACTGCCGGCGTCGAGAGCGCTCCGCCGCTGCATTGTGCCCTTCAAGCCATGGGAAGTGACAGGGTGTTGTTCTCCGTGGATTACCCCTATCAGTCCGCAGAAACTGCAACAGAGTTTCTGCGGACTGTAGAAATCGAGCCCCCAGTCAAGGACGCCCTTGCATCAGGAAATGCCGCCCGGCTCCTGGGCCTATAAAAATGCGCCCCGCCGCCAGTTGGTGCGGCGGGGCAAACGCCGCCATTCGCCCGCACTCAAAAAAGCCGATAATGGACCATACGTTAACCCAGGGGTTCGGCATGTGGAGGAGTCCGTGGTTCCTATATCGCTATCGCCCCGAAGCTTCTCCATGCGGAGCCTACAAACGCTGCCACTACTGCCAGGGCCACAACCAAACCAAAGATTCTCCCTCCCCACTGCATACAAGAACGCTA
Above is a genomic segment from Arthrobacter sp. YN containing:
- the leuD gene encoding 3-isopropylmalate dehydratase small subunit, with the translated sequence MQTVKVIEGTGAPLRRTNVDTDQIIPASYMKRITRTGFEDGLFAAWRRDPGFVLNHPAFASAKVLIAGQDFGTGSSREHAVWAVMDYGFRAVISPRFADIFRGNAGKAGLLAAQVTDRDVNRLWNMVEAEPGLPLRMDLENLTIQAGELVIPFELDSDTRWRLLNGLDDIDLTLQSEALITSFERQRHGWLPTTIPSRSTTEQPEPYQLRGDKNASTVHRQER
- a CDS encoding MFS transporter, encoding MSTQPASASTPTKGGGLVIAICAAMILFDGYDLIVFGNVIPSLIAEPGWGVTPAIAGRIASLTLVGMLVGALTAGTLSDRFGRRNVVIASLAWFSITMAVCAVAPNAQVFEIARIIGGFGLGALFPTVTALVIEIAPERRKAMAYSFTLFGYLAGGIVAGVLALALIPTLGWRSLFWAGALPLLLVPVALKLLPESPAWLAAKSLSAEGQAAVRKSATSSISALFKDGLARNTLLAWGIQFCSLLLVFGMVNWLPTIMIGMGYNLQSALFFAVTLNVGAAIGSLIAARIADKGRTKSVVAVLFTIGCLAVAALSFGPPTVVMFALVALAGAGTLGTQILVNVFISSIYPAEIRGTGLGWALGVGRLGAIMGPLIGGAILGAGMPAQFNFYVFAIVAAIGMLLVLPVAVSIRNSQNNVNNLKTVRN
- a CDS encoding amidohydrolase family protein, encoding MINGMRVITLEEHFATPDYSKGEGGNFVPDFAESVARRISDVENLRLPEMDAAGIDIQVLSLTTPGVQGESRSADAVEKARRSNDVMAKVVREHPDRFASFGALPTQDPQEAVNELKRVVLDLGFKGVLVNGHTAGAYLDHPRFDVLWAELSNLKVPLYIHPTFSPAPLPPLQGYPELAGPVWGWGFETASHALRLVAGGVFDRHPEAQILLGHMGEGLPFTLDRLDDRWAVLQHATPLERKPSDYIRNNMYVTTAGVESAPPLHCALQAMGSDRVLFSVDYPYQSAETATEFLRTVEIEPPVKDALASGNAARLLGL